The following proteins are encoded in a genomic region of Sesamum indicum cultivar Zhongzhi No. 13 linkage group LG8, S_indicum_v1.0, whole genome shotgun sequence:
- the LOC105167426 gene encoding N-acetyl-D-glucosamine kinase isoform X1, whose translation MKRYRNGEIWDFEHDVNMVAAAHCNGGKNDSKFLNYGVNGRKVILGIDGGTTSTVCICMPLIPFTQPLPDPLPVLARSVAGCSNHNSVGESAARETLEQVMADALARSASTRSSVEAVCLSVSGVNHPTDQHRIINWLREIFPSHVRLFVQNDAVAALASGTMGKLHGCVLIAGTGTIAYGFTEDGREARAAGAGPVLGDWGSGYGIAAQALTAVIRAHDGRGPETTLTHSILDTLNLSSPDELIGWTYADPSWARIAALVPVVVSCADAGDPVANNILHDAVHELASSVRAVVERLELCGEDGRDPFPLVMVGGVLEANRRWDIGNEVISCISGDFPGVLPIRPKVEPAVGAALLAWNFLMRQRHQEALGR comes from the exons ATGAAGAGGTATAGGAATGGAGAAATCTGGGATTTTGAGCATGATGTAAACATGGTTGCTGCTGCTCATTGCAATGGGGGTAAAAATGATAGTAAGTTCTTGAATTATGGTGTTAATGGCAGAAAAGTCATACTGGGTATAGATGGTGGGACCACCTCCACTGTGTGCATATGCATGCCTTTGATACCCTTTACTCAGCCGCTGCCCGACCCTCTGCCCGTCCTTGCTCGATCTGTAGCTGGCTGTTCCAACCACAACAGTGTTGGAg AATCTGCTGCGAGAGAGACTTTAGAGCAAGTTATGGCAGATGCTCTTGCAAGGTCAGCTTCAACTCGTTCTTCTGTTGAAGCTGTTTGTCTTTCGGTCTCTGGTGTTAACCACCCAACTGATCAGCATCGCATAATTAATTGGCTCAG AGAAATATTCCCCAGTCATGTTAGGTTATTTGTTCAGAATGATGCCGTGGCTGCTTTAGCCAGTGGGACAATGGGAAAGCTTCATGGATGTGTCCTTATAGCTGGTACAGGTACAATTGCTTATGGGTTCACTGAAGATGGAAGAGAAGCTCGGGCTGCCGGTGCTGGACCTGTTTTAGGTGACTGGGGAAG TGGGTACGGTATAGCTGCACAGGCACTGACTGCTGTAATAAGGGCTCATGATGGTCGTGGTCCAGAGACTACACTTACACATAGTATTCTAGATACACTTAATCTCTCTTCACCAGATGAACTTATAGG gtGGACCTATGCAGATCCATCTTGGGCTCGGATAGCGGCTCTTGTTCCTGTTGTGGTTTCTTGTGCAGATGCCGGCGATCCTGTTGCGAACAACATCTTACATGACGCAGTGCATGAGTTGGCTTCAAGTGTGAGAGCTGTTGTTGAGAGATTGGAGCTATGTGGTGAAG ATGGCAGAGATCCTTTTCCTCTTGTAATGGTTGGTGGTGTTCTGGAAGCCAATAGGAGATGGGACATTGGTAATGAAGTAATCAGTTGCATCTCCGGGGACTTCCCTGGCGTTCTTCCAATTCGTCCGAAG GTCGAGCCTGCTGTAGGTGCTGCATTGCTTGCTTGGAACTTTCTGATGAGACAACGTCATCAGGAAGCACTAGGAAGATAA
- the LOC105167426 gene encoding N-acetyl-D-glucosamine kinase isoform X2 → MKRYRNGEIWDFEHDVNMVAAAHCNGGKNDSKFLNYGVNGRKVILGIDGGTTSTVCICMPLIPFTQPLPDPLPVLARSVAGCSNHNSVGESAARETLEQVMADALARSASTRSSVEAVCLSVSGVNHPTDQHRIINWLREIFPSHVRLFVQNDAVAALASGTMGKLHGCVLIAGTGTIAYGFTEDGREARAAGAGPVLGDWGRWTYADPSWARIAALVPVVVSCADAGDPVANNILHDAVHELASSVRAVVERLELCGEDGRDPFPLVMVGGVLEANRRWDIGNEVISCISGDFPGVLPIRPKVEPAVGAALLAWNFLMRQRHQEALGR, encoded by the exons ATGAAGAGGTATAGGAATGGAGAAATCTGGGATTTTGAGCATGATGTAAACATGGTTGCTGCTGCTCATTGCAATGGGGGTAAAAATGATAGTAAGTTCTTGAATTATGGTGTTAATGGCAGAAAAGTCATACTGGGTATAGATGGTGGGACCACCTCCACTGTGTGCATATGCATGCCTTTGATACCCTTTACTCAGCCGCTGCCCGACCCTCTGCCCGTCCTTGCTCGATCTGTAGCTGGCTGTTCCAACCACAACAGTGTTGGAg AATCTGCTGCGAGAGAGACTTTAGAGCAAGTTATGGCAGATGCTCTTGCAAGGTCAGCTTCAACTCGTTCTTCTGTTGAAGCTGTTTGTCTTTCGGTCTCTGGTGTTAACCACCCAACTGATCAGCATCGCATAATTAATTGGCTCAG AGAAATATTCCCCAGTCATGTTAGGTTATTTGTTCAGAATGATGCCGTGGCTGCTTTAGCCAGTGGGACAATGGGAAAGCTTCATGGATGTGTCCTTATAGCTGGTACAGGTACAATTGCTTATGGGTTCACTGAAGATGGAAGAGAAGCTCGGGCTGCCGGTGCTGGACCTGTTTTAGGTGACTGGGGAAG gtGGACCTATGCAGATCCATCTTGGGCTCGGATAGCGGCTCTTGTTCCTGTTGTGGTTTCTTGTGCAGATGCCGGCGATCCTGTTGCGAACAACATCTTACATGACGCAGTGCATGAGTTGGCTTCAAGTGTGAGAGCTGTTGTTGAGAGATTGGAGCTATGTGGTGAAG ATGGCAGAGATCCTTTTCCTCTTGTAATGGTTGGTGGTGTTCTGGAAGCCAATAGGAGATGGGACATTGGTAATGAAGTAATCAGTTGCATCTCCGGGGACTTCCCTGGCGTTCTTCCAATTCGTCCGAAG GTCGAGCCTGCTGTAGGTGCTGCATTGCTTGCTTGGAACTTTCTGATGAGACAACGTCATCAGGAAGCACTAGGAAGATAA